In the genome of Christensenella timonensis, one region contains:
- a CDS encoding ACT domain-containing protein, translating to MKIEIMDGIYAVGKLDGWPQIGQMRANGSFCAVTVTADETSVVCKQDSMPPCSEIQTDFVLMRVAGVLDFSLTGILAGISDALAKAQVSIFCISTYNTDYVMVRAQKLERAVKALKAAGYEVRKAQ from the coding sequence ATGAAGATTGAAATCATGGACGGCATTTATGCGGTCGGAAAACTGGATGGCTGGCCGCAAATTGGGCAAATGCGTGCAAACGGCTCCTTTTGCGCCGTAACGGTTACAGCGGATGAAACTTCTGTAGTGTGCAAGCAGGACAGTATGCCGCCATGCAGCGAAATACAGACGGATTTTGTTTTGATGAGGGTAGCGGGGGTGCTCGATTTTTCCCTGACGGGAATATTGGCGGGGATCAGCGATGCGCTTGCAAAAGCGCAGGTATCGATCTTTTGTATTTCTACCTACAATACCGATTATGTCATGGTGCGCGCTCAAAAACTGGAACGGGCGGTCAAAGCCTTGAAGGCCGCCGGATATGAAGTGCGCAAAGCTCAATAA
- the aroF gene encoding 3-deoxy-7-phosphoheptulonate synthase, which produces MIIIVKQKAPENKINELIHNLEQQNFKIHLSKGDNTTIIGLVGDTSLVDIDNIKAKDIVEDVRRVSEPYKKANRKFHTDDTVIDAGGHLIGSGHFAVIAGPCSVESEAQMLEITRDICKSGANFLRGGAYKPRTSPYAFQGLEQDGIRLLSACKKQFGIPIVTEIMGVSDIPYFEDVDVIQVGARNMQNFRLLKELGKLKQPILLKRGLANTIEEFLMSAEYIMAGGNENVILCERGIRTFETFTRNTFDLSAIPVLKNKSHLPVIADPSHAAGLNWLVEPLSKAAIAAGADGLMIEVHNDPEHALSDGKQSLTPAAFDNLMKTLKAYMELEGKHLD; this is translated from the coding sequence GTGATTATTATAGTCAAGCAGAAGGCGCCTGAAAATAAGATCAATGAGCTGATCCATAATCTTGAGCAGCAGAATTTCAAGATCCACCTGAGCAAAGGCGACAATACCACGATCATCGGCCTTGTCGGCGATACCTCCCTTGTGGATATCGACAACATCAAAGCCAAGGATATCGTAGAAGACGTCAGGCGGGTTTCAGAGCCATATAAGAAAGCAAACCGTAAATTCCATACGGATGATACTGTGATCGACGCAGGCGGACACCTGATCGGCAGCGGTCACTTTGCGGTCATAGCCGGGCCTTGTTCCGTAGAAAGCGAAGCACAGATGCTGGAGATCACGCGCGACATTTGTAAAAGCGGGGCAAATTTCCTGCGCGGCGGCGCATATAAGCCGCGCACCTCTCCCTATGCCTTCCAAGGGCTTGAACAGGACGGGATCCGTTTGCTGTCCGCATGTAAAAAGCAGTTCGGCATCCCGATCGTAACAGAGATCATGGGCGTTTCCGACATCCCTTACTTCGAGGATGTGGACGTGATCCAGGTGGGCGCGCGCAACATGCAGAATTTTCGTTTGCTCAAAGAACTCGGAAAGCTCAAGCAGCCTATTCTCCTGAAGCGCGGACTTGCCAATACCATCGAAGAGTTTTTGATGAGCGCGGAATACATTATGGCGGGCGGGAATGAAAATGTCATTTTGTGTGAACGCGGCATCCGCACCTTTGAAACATTTACGCGCAATACCTTTGACTTAAGCGCGATCCCTGTCCTGAAGAACAAATCACATCTACCTGTCATTGCCGACCCCAGCCATGCTGCCGGTCTCAATTGGCTGGTGGAGCCCCTTTCCAAAGCTGCGATTGCTGCCGGGGCGGACGGTTTGATGATCGAGGTGCACAACGATCCGGAACATGCCCTTTCCGACGGTAAGCAATCCCTCACCCCCGCAGCTTTCGACAACCTGATGAAAACATTAAAGGCATATATGGAGCTTGAAGGAAAGCATCTCGATTAA
- a CDS encoding sugar ABC transporter ATP-binding protein, producing the protein MENVKIEMKDISIEFPGVKALSNVDFTMETGKSYALVGANGAGKSTLMKVLAGANTHYTGQIYANGQPIEIRSPKDAVEQKIAIVYQEVDTALIPYLSVAENVMFNIMVNEMGKKQLVKWNEIRRQAKEVLKRFNVDINVNTVVSELSLAQKQMVLIARCVAENCRFLILDEPTAPLSNTETEELFRVVRELIQNENVGVVFISHRLNELYEICEEITIMKDGQNVISLPLTEDLSVNQIVEYMLGRKFDENFPKQKVEIGDVLLQVENLTEKEEKIKDICMTVRRGEIVGVSGLVGAGKTELCKTLFGALKHSSGTIELNGKRITVKDPHAAVRSGLALVPEERRKEGVLIKDPVYSNITVAAMKKYTGALSVVNKAKEKEDARQMIKDLGIKTPSENQIVALLSGGNQQKVAVAKWLNSDAEIYIFDEPTKGVDVGAKRDIFELIERLAANGKGVIYASCEFSEILAIADRTYVMYDGKIVAELDVEEIGEKELLYYSTGGN; encoded by the coding sequence ATGGAGAACGTAAAAATAGAAATGAAAGACATTTCGATCGAATTCCCGGGCGTGAAAGCGCTGTCTAATGTGGATTTCACAATGGAAACGGGCAAATCGTATGCGTTGGTCGGTGCGAACGGCGCCGGAAAATCGACCCTTATGAAGGTTCTGGCAGGTGCGAACACTCACTATACGGGCCAGATCTATGCAAATGGGCAGCCGATCGAGATCAGGTCTCCGAAAGATGCGGTCGAACAGAAAATCGCGATCGTATACCAGGAGGTAGACACTGCTTTGATCCCCTATTTATCCGTAGCGGAAAACGTTATGTTTAATATTATGGTTAATGAAATGGGAAAAAAGCAGCTTGTAAAATGGAATGAAATCCGCAGGCAGGCGAAAGAGGTATTGAAACGCTTCAATGTTGATATCAATGTCAATACAGTGGTTTCGGAGCTGTCCCTTGCGCAAAAGCAGATGGTTCTGATCGCGCGTTGTGTAGCGGAAAATTGCCGGTTTTTGATATTGGACGAGCCGACAGCTCCGCTTTCCAACACGGAAACGGAGGAGCTGTTTCGTGTCGTACGGGAACTGATCCAGAACGAAAATGTCGGCGTCGTATTTATCTCGCACAGGTTAAACGAACTTTATGAGATCTGTGAGGAGATCACGATCATGAAGGATGGACAGAACGTGATCAGCCTTCCGCTGACAGAAGACCTTTCGGTAAACCAGATCGTGGAGTATATGCTTGGACGCAAATTTGATGAAAACTTTCCGAAACAAAAGGTTGAAATCGGGGATGTGCTGCTTCAGGTGGAAAACCTTACCGAGAAAGAAGAAAAAATCAAAGACATTTGTATGACGGTACGCCGGGGAGAGATCGTCGGGGTATCGGGGCTGGTTGGCGCAGGTAAGACGGAGCTGTGCAAAACACTGTTCGGAGCCTTGAAGCACAGCAGCGGAACCATCGAACTGAATGGCAAAAGAATCACTGTGAAAGACCCTCATGCGGCTGTCAGGAGCGGTTTGGCGCTCGTGCCCGAAGAACGTAGGAAAGAAGGCGTTTTGATCAAAGACCCGGTGTACAGCAATATCACGGTTGCGGCGATGAAAAAATATACGGGTGCGCTTTCCGTGGTCAATAAAGCCAAAGAAAAGGAAGACGCCAGGCAGATGATCAAGGACTTGGGGATCAAAACACCCAGTGAAAACCAAATCGTCGCATTATTATCGGGCGGGAACCAACAAAAGGTGGCCGTTGCGAAATGGTTGAATTCCGATGCTGAAATCTATATTTTCGACGAACCGACAAAAGGCGTAGACGTTGGGGCGAAACGCGATATCTTTGAGCTGATCGAGCGTCTTGCTGCGAATGGGAAAGGCGTCATTTACGCTTCCTGTGAGTTCAGTGAAATTTTGGCGATCGCAGACCGGACATACGTTATGTACGACGGGAAGATCGTAGCCGAGCTGGACGTCGAAGAGATCGGCGAAAAAGAGCTTCTATACTATTCCACGGGAGGAAATTGA
- a CDS encoding C40 family peptidase, translating into MIKKLAAAVTVAFTIMAFMPISAFAVERHEVLQIGDEDSSDSWVYDFQKKLNDMGYLKTPATGYFGTDTQAAVIQIQTEKDLAVDGKAGPDTRKAVYGDDYFAIDSSRNISNRLANQAAADPSSAPAENANTLNPGDKGSEISKLQERLKDREYYDYSSITGYYGPVTTEAVKKFQRTNNLDATGIMTAENLALLYSDSVKYYTMYPQDSGDDIKSMQDRLSQLGYFDGTSTGYFGSITTNAVKRFQDVNGLSVDGVVGKNTRALLYSDDAKAAPGGSSESSSSGSSDSSSASGSSASSSNSTIQRVLDIANSQMGKPYSYGSSGPNSYDCSGFVYYCLKNSGVATGRLSSAGYSNVSSWDDVSDMGSLSVGDLIYFKSDKSSVVSHIGIYIGGGSMIHCAPSSGGVNISSITSGYYNRNFLGAKRFT; encoded by the coding sequence ATGATCAAGAAACTGGCAGCAGCAGTTACCGTCGCTTTTACAATCATGGCATTCATGCCTATTTCGGCTTTTGCAGTGGAACGGCACGAAGTATTGCAGATCGGCGATGAAGATAGCTCGGATTCCTGGGTTTATGATTTCCAGAAAAAGTTAAACGATATGGGTTACTTAAAAACCCCTGCCACCGGCTACTTCGGTACGGATACGCAGGCGGCGGTCATTCAGATCCAAACCGAGAAAGACCTTGCCGTCGATGGCAAGGCTGGCCCTGATACAAGGAAAGCGGTTTACGGCGACGATTATTTTGCAATCGATTCTTCGCGCAACATCAGCAACCGCTTGGCAAACCAGGCTGCGGCGGATCCTTCTTCTGCCCCTGCTGAAAACGCAAACACACTGAACCCCGGCGACAAGGGTTCGGAGATTTCAAAGCTGCAGGAGCGCTTAAAGGATCGCGAATACTATGACTATTCCAGCATCACCGGCTATTATGGCCCGGTGACTACAGAAGCTGTTAAAAAATTTCAGCGTACCAATAATTTGGATGCAACGGGTATCATGACGGCGGAAAACCTCGCCCTGCTCTATTCGGACAGCGTCAAATACTACACTATGTATCCGCAAGACAGCGGCGACGATATCAAATCGATGCAGGATCGTCTTTCCCAATTGGGTTATTTTGACGGGACGTCTACCGGTTATTTTGGCAGCATCACCACAAACGCAGTCAAGCGCTTTCAGGACGTCAATGGACTGAGCGTAGACGGCGTTGTGGGCAAAAATACACGCGCCCTGCTCTATTCAGACGACGCGAAGGCTGCGCCGGGAGGCTCTTCTGAAAGTTCTTCTTCCGGATCCTCTGACAGCTCTTCAGCTTCCGGTTCGTCTGCAAGCAGCTCCAACTCTACGATCCAGCGCGTCTTGGACATTGCGAACTCACAGATGGGTAAGCCCTACTCCTACGGTTCCAGTGGGCCAAATTCTTATGACTGCTCCGGCTTCGTCTATTATTGCCTGAAAAATTCGGGCGTTGCTACCGGCCGACTCAGTTCCGCGGGCTATTCCAATGTTTCCAGCTGGGACGATGTTTCGGATATGGGTTCCCTTTCCGTGGGCGACCTGATCTATTTCAAATCCGATAAGAGCTCCGTTGTCAGCCACATCGGCATCTACATTGGCGGCGGCAGCATGATCCATTGCGCCCCCTCCAGCGGCGGTGTAAACATCAGCAGCATCACCTCCGGCTATTACAACAGGAACTTCCTTGGGGCCAAACGCTTTACCTGA
- a CDS encoding BMC domain-containing protein — MEKEALGMVETKGLVGAIEAADAMVKAANVRLIGKQQIGSGLVTVMVRGDVGAVKAAVDAGAAAAKRVGDLYGVHVIPSPHGDVESILPTV, encoded by the coding sequence ATGGAAAAGGAAGCTTTGGGAATGGTGGAAACAAAAGGACTGGTTGGGGCCATCGAAGCAGCTGATGCCATGGTCAAAGCGGCAAATGTACGCCTGATCGGCAAACAGCAGATCGGCTCAGGGCTGGTAACTGTCATGGTGCGGGGCGACGTAGGCGCCGTTAAGGCTGCGGTGGATGCAGGCGCTGCCGCGGCAAAAAGGGTGGGAGACCTGTACGGCGTACATGTGATCCCCAGCCCGCATGGCGATGTGGAAAGCATCCTGCCCACGGTTTAA
- a CDS encoding sugar ABC transporter substrate-binding protein has protein sequence MKKLVVLVLAVAMLVAVFAGCTAAPAASEGPSESAAASESAAAPSESAEAPSESAAAGGDAAIPEGVQGGKKIAVVRNLANGDHTQQFLAGCVSEGEAFGFTVDTFVTDGDDAKTQQTVAQCIQKDYDGIIVSHGQLSYSYDMLKPAADKGMVISTFDTMPFKDGNADNELLAGVTSTSQDDQKLATLSLTDMIETVGKKPMKILKTFMGPGVPPLDRRNEVYTQMESEGLIETLETIAPSDSANARGDMTTKTAAILPKYPEGSVDAIWGCYDELAKGVLQALNDAGRTDIPMFTIDISNDDINLMLENPDVWISTAAVDPKLIGIANMRLIALKLAGEETPDYYTLDAQLVKTSQLNKDITMENLNTVVDGWGTLESISDLNTPWMDALRAQNGK, from the coding sequence ATGAAAAAGTTAGTTGTATTGGTACTCGCTGTTGCAATGCTCGTAGCAGTATTCGCAGGCTGTACAGCTGCTCCGGCAGCTTCGGAAGGCCCAAGTGAAAGCGCGGCTGCATCTGAATCGGCAGCGGCTCCGTCCGAATCTGCCGAGGCTCCGTCCGAGTCGGCGGCTGCCGGCGGCGATGCCGCGATCCCGGAAGGCGTACAGGGCGGTAAAAAAATCGCCGTAGTACGCAATCTTGCAAATGGCGACCACACACAGCAGTTTTTAGCTGGCTGTGTATCTGAAGGCGAAGCCTTTGGATTCACGGTTGACACCTTTGTAACGGACGGCGACGATGCGAAAACGCAGCAGACGGTCGCACAGTGCATCCAGAAGGATTACGATGGTATCATCGTTTCCCATGGACAGCTGTCCTATTCCTATGACATGCTGAAACCCGCCGCCGATAAAGGCATGGTGATCTCTACATTCGATACGATGCCTTTCAAAGACGGTAATGCCGACAATGAACTGCTCGCAGGCGTAACGTCCACATCGCAGGATGACCAGAAGCTGGCGACGCTGTCCCTGACAGATATGATCGAAACAGTTGGCAAGAAGCCGATGAAGATTCTGAAGACGTTCATGGGCCCTGGCGTACCGCCGCTTGACAGACGTAACGAAGTTTATACGCAGATGGAAAGCGAAGGCCTGATCGAGACGTTGGAAACGATCGCACCTTCCGACAGCGCAAATGCACGTGGCGACATGACAACAAAGACGGCCGCGATCCTGCCGAAGTATCCGGAAGGCTCCGTAGACGCGATCTGGGGCTGCTATGATGAGCTCGCAAAGGGCGTCCTGCAGGCACTGAACGACGCCGGACGTACGGATATCCCGATGTTCACCATCGATATCTCCAACGACGACATCAACCTGATGCTCGAAAACCCGGATGTATGGATCTCCACCGCTGCGGTTGACCCGAAGCTGATCGGTATCGCCAATATGCGGCTGATCGCCCTGAAACTGGCTGGCGAAGAGACGCCGGATTACTACACGCTGGATGCACAGCTCGTTAAGACATCGCAGCTCAACAAAGACATCACGATGGAAAACCTGAACACAGTTGTTGACGGGTGGGGAACACTTGAGAGCATCTCTGACCTCAATACACCGTGGATGGACGCGCTCCGTGCCCAGAACGGGAAATAA